One part of the Longimicrobiales bacterium genome encodes these proteins:
- a CDS encoding bifunctional salicylyl-CoA 5-hydroxylase/oxidoreductase, with amino-acid sequence MKILVVGGGPSGLYFSILMKRADASHEVVVLERNLPDDTFGFGVVFSDATIADVESADPETYRAITDHFIRWDDIDVHYGDDVVRSTGHGFSGMSRQRLLTVLQEQATELGVDIRFETEFAGFGEEGSAPEDYDVIIGADGANSAVRDALADRFQPSFDWRPNRFVWLGTTKPFPAFTFYFRENEHGLWRVHAYQYEPGRSTFIVECTEETWRSAGMEDAQEDMVTAYCAELFAEELAGHELIENRSVWRSFPTIRCKNWFVDNVVLMGDAVHTAHFSIGSGTRLGMLDSIALRDALVAESSVEAALSAYQEARQPAVESLQRAAQASLEWFEATERYLDLDPVQFAFTLLTRSLRITHEDLRLRDPDFLVSVDALVADQAETQSRTHVSRRPVPPPMFTPFRLREVVVPNRVVVSPMCQYMAVDGTVGDWHLQHLGSRAVGGAGMVYAEMTDVSPEARISPGCAGLYKPEHVDAWKRIVDFIHGESPAKVAMQLGHAGRKGATKNLWEGDSEPLREGGWELLSASPLPYFPDRSQTPREMTRADMDEVLRDYVRATEYANEAGFDLLEVHMAHGYLLASFISPLTNQRADGYGGSLENRMRFPLEVFDACRAVWPDELPMSVRVSAVDWMPGGIGPEDTVEVSRMLVSHGCDVVDVSSGQTVPDQQPVYGRLFQTPFADRVRNEVGISTMAVGNISSWMDVNTIIAAGRADLCLIARAHLFDPYWTRHAAHMLGYHLPWPNQYKSVERYTPRFEFHFGGE; translated from the coding sequence GTGAAGATTCTCGTAGTCGGTGGTGGCCCTTCAGGGCTGTACTTTTCGATTCTCATGAAACGGGCGGATGCCTCTCATGAGGTCGTCGTGCTCGAGCGCAACCTTCCCGACGACACGTTTGGTTTCGGGGTTGTCTTCAGTGATGCCACGATCGCCGATGTGGAGAGCGCCGACCCCGAGACCTATCGAGCGATCACCGATCACTTCATTCGTTGGGACGACATCGACGTTCATTACGGTGACGATGTAGTTCGGTCCACCGGCCACGGGTTCAGCGGGATGAGTCGTCAGCGATTGCTAACGGTTCTTCAAGAACAGGCGACAGAACTCGGCGTCGATATTCGGTTTGAGACCGAGTTCGCCGGGTTTGGTGAGGAGGGCAGTGCTCCGGAAGACTACGATGTCATTATCGGCGCGGACGGCGCGAATTCCGCCGTCAGGGACGCTTTGGCCGACCGTTTCCAGCCCTCGTTCGATTGGCGCCCCAATCGCTTCGTGTGGCTCGGTACGACCAAGCCGTTCCCCGCGTTCACGTTCTACTTCCGCGAGAACGAACACGGACTATGGCGCGTTCACGCATACCAGTATGAGCCGGGTCGATCGACGTTCATCGTCGAGTGCACAGAGGAAACCTGGCGCTCGGCAGGGATGGAGGACGCCCAGGAAGATATGGTCACTGCTTACTGCGCGGAGTTGTTCGCCGAAGAGCTCGCCGGTCACGAACTCATCGAGAACCGGAGCGTATGGCGCAGTTTCCCCACGATTCGGTGCAAGAACTGGTTTGTTGACAACGTTGTTCTCATGGGCGATGCGGTGCACACCGCGCACTTTTCCATTGGCTCGGGCACCCGCCTTGGGATGCTTGATTCGATCGCCCTGCGAGATGCGCTTGTCGCAGAGTCATCGGTCGAGGCAGCGCTGTCTGCCTATCAGGAGGCGCGTCAGCCAGCGGTTGAATCGTTGCAGCGAGCGGCTCAGGCCAGCCTGGAATGGTTCGAGGCGACAGAACGGTATCTGGATCTGGATCCAGTCCAGTTCGCCTTCACCCTTCTGACCCGCAGTCTCCGGATTACCCACGAGGATTTGCGGCTCAGGGATCCAGATTTCCTGGTTTCAGTCGATGCGCTCGTCGCCGATCAGGCGGAAACTCAGAGCCGCACGCACGTATCTCGCCGCCCGGTGCCGCCTCCGATGTTTACCCCGTTCAGGCTCCGAGAGGTGGTCGTTCCGAATCGTGTCGTCGTCTCACCCATGTGTCAGTACATGGCGGTAGACGGGACTGTTGGCGACTGGCACCTGCAGCACCTTGGCAGCCGTGCGGTCGGGGGGGCGGGCATGGTCTATGCCGAGATGACCGATGTATCGCCGGAGGCGCGGATCTCACCCGGATGCGCGGGGCTGTACAAGCCTGAGCACGTCGACGCGTGGAAGCGGATCGTGGACTTCATTCACGGAGAGAGTCCGGCCAAGGTCGCCATGCAGCTTGGACACGCAGGCCGCAAGGGTGCTACGAAAAACCTCTGGGAGGGAGACAGTGAACCGCTCCGCGAAGGTGGATGGGAACTGCTATCGGCCTCGCCTCTGCCCTACTTCCCTGATCGGAGCCAGACGCCGCGGGAGATGACCCGCGCGGACATGGACGAGGTCTTGCGGGACTATGTGAGGGCTACCGAGTACGCGAACGAGGCTGGCTTTGATCTGCTCGAAGTCCACATGGCGCATGGGTATCTCCTCGCATCCTTCATCTCGCCTCTCACGAACCAGCGCGCCGACGGGTACGGCGGATCACTCGAGAACCGCATGCGGTTCCCCCTCGAAGTGTTCGACGCGTGCAGGGCTGTGTGGCCGGACGAACTGCCTATGAGCGTTCGGGTCAGTGCCGTCGACTGGATGCCGGGTGGTATTGGGCCGGAAGACACCGTAGAGGTGTCCCGGATGCTCGTAAGTCATGGCTGCGACGTGGTGGACGTGTCTTCGGGGCAAACCGTTCCTGACCAGCAGCCCGTGTACGGACGCCTGTTTCAGACACCATTCGCCGACCGGGTTCGGAACGAGGTCGGCATCTCGACGATGGCGGTCGGGAATATCTCCTCGTGGATGGACGTGAATACGATTATCGCCGCTGGGCGCGCAGATTTGTGCCTCATTGCCCGCGCCCATCTTTTCGATCCGTACTGGACCCGACACGCGGCGCACATGCTGGGGTATCACTTGCCGTGGCCGAATCAGTACAAGTCGGTTGAACGCTACACGCCCCGTTTCGAGTTCCATTTCGGCGGCGAGTAG
- a CDS encoding tryptophan 2,3-dioxygenase family protein, with translation MSEAVTYGEYLRIDELLSLQQPRDEVEHDEMLFIVIHQVYELWFKEVLHELDFCKRLLGSGDSIRAQKTLHRVLTILKVMVSQLDVLETMTPTEFLTFRERLDSASGFQSDQFRQLEFALGKKSQSALDRFPEGSRARVALEERWGQSTLWDAVLQYLASQGYEIPAAHLERDVVAPVEPSSGIQSVLIDIYRNDAPNTSLCERLVDLDEGIQEWRYRHVKMVERTIGVKMGTGGSMGAAYLRSTLNASLFPDLWEIRAQL, from the coding sequence ATGTCCGAGGCGGTTACTTACGGGGAGTACCTGAGAATCGACGAGCTTCTTTCGCTGCAGCAGCCGCGAGATGAGGTCGAGCACGACGAAATGCTCTTCATCGTCATCCATCAAGTCTACGAACTCTGGTTCAAGGAGGTGTTGCACGAACTGGACTTCTGTAAGCGACTTCTGGGGTCGGGAGACTCGATCAGAGCCCAGAAGACGCTTCATCGCGTACTCACCATCTTGAAAGTGATGGTGTCCCAGCTCGACGTGCTGGAGACGATGACACCGACTGAGTTTCTGACGTTTCGGGAGCGACTGGATAGCGCGAGCGGATTTCAGAGTGATCAGTTTCGGCAGCTCGAGTTCGCCCTGGGGAAGAAGTCGCAATCGGCCCTCGATCGCTTTCCCGAGGGTAGTCGAGCGCGGGTCGCGCTTGAGGAGCGGTGGGGCCAGTCCACCCTGTGGGATGCCGTGCTCCAGTACCTGGCGAGCCAGGGCTACGAGATCCCCGCAGCGCATCTTGAGCGCGATGTGGTAGCTCCGGTCGAGCCCTCATCCGGGATCCAGAGCGTCCTGATCGACATCTACCGTAATGACGCTCCGAACACGAGCCTCTGCGAGCGTCTTGTGGATCTCGACGAGGGGATCCAAGAGTGGCGGTATCGCCATGTGAAGATGGTCGAGCGGACCATCGGAGTGAAAATGGGCACGGGAGGCTCGATGGGCGCCGCATATCTTCGCAGCACCCTCAACGCTTCGCTTTTTCCGGATCTGTGGGAGATCCGGGCTCAGCTTTAG
- a CDS encoding MOSC domain-containing protein encodes MNGRVEALWTKRAHRGVMDPADAITLVEGKGIDSDANLGRSKRQVTIIEKEVLDQIMADLPDVEPGMRRANIMVSGIRLENTRDHILTLGGVRIRLYGETLPCERMDAQVEGFTAALDPHWNGGAYGVVLNDGEVKVGDAVSIDAPVAESVTAGG; translated from the coding sequence ATGAACGGACGAGTAGAAGCACTCTGGACCAAGAGAGCGCACCGGGGGGTGATGGACCCCGCGGACGCGATCACCTTGGTCGAGGGGAAAGGCATCGATTCGGACGCGAACCTCGGACGCTCAAAACGTCAGGTGACGATTATCGAGAAGGAGGTACTCGACCAGATCATGGCAGATTTGCCGGACGTCGAGCCCGGCATGCGGAGAGCCAACATCATGGTGAGCGGGATCCGACTGGAGAACACCCGGGATCACATCCTGACCCTCGGTGGCGTTCGTATCCGGCTGTACGGTGAGACGCTACCGTGCGAGCGAATGGACGCTCAAGTAGAAGGATTCACCGCCGCGCTCGATCCGCACTGGAATGGCGGAGCCTACGGTGTGGTCCTGAACGACGGAGAAGTGAAGGTCGGAGACGCAGTCTCGATCGACGCCCCAGTGGCCGAATCGGTGACCGCCGGGGGCTAG
- a CDS encoding cupin domain-containing protein, whose translation MSDKNGETTGNGTDTGNDPAELKARTENGDGILCIRNPDTHRGWNGIQYKTGMSAKNVGASKLSMNVATVPPGAVAYAHIHVDFEVMLFILQGHVRHEYGDNLEKTMDNQAGDFIFIEPGVPHEVINLSDAEPVIAVVARSDASEWENIVNVPSMRRPGD comes from the coding sequence ATGAGCGACAAGAACGGCGAAACCACGGGCAACGGCACGGACACCGGCAACGATCCTGCGGAGCTCAAGGCACGTACCGAGAACGGCGACGGCATCCTCTGCATTCGAAATCCCGACACGCACAGGGGGTGGAACGGCATTCAGTACAAGACCGGCATGTCCGCCAAAAACGTCGGTGCCAGCAAGCTCTCCATGAACGTGGCGACCGTGCCGCCAGGCGCCGTGGCTTATGCCCACATCCATGTCGATTTCGAAGTCATGCTCTTCATCCTTCAGGGGCATGTGCGCCACGAGTACGGGGATAACCTCGAGAAAACTATGGACAACCAAGCTGGTGATTTCATCTTTATTGAGCCCGGTGTGCCCCACGAGGTTATCAACCTCAGCGACGCGGAGCCCGTGATCGCGGTGGTTGCGCGCTCGGACGCATCGGAGTGGGAGAACATCGTGAACGTGCCGTCAATGCGGCGCCCGGGAGACTGA
- a CDS encoding aminopeptidase P N-terminal domain-containing protein, with amino-acid sequence MRSLIGLSLLTSALLAAPSAGAQEPEPASPEAPEFPPEQRYGEWVRRLDFRPQEYSFRRSNMIRLLRHTGGGIMLVPSSDGLTHGDTFRQLEDFWYYTGLEVPNSMLVLDADRDRTVLFLPKTDYRFENPGRRNDFPGRPLLNDFQLRGNAGMEEYRDIEDLPRYLAQRVRGRTVLRVNGGSGGALRQPEVAMFGAPDALQTMIMKLRVDFPEAQVQNAFEEVARGRMVKSRYELQKMQIAADATSQAILSSAELIRAGVDERTLQGEFESTCRALGSQTIPFTPIVKSGPNSLWPWRVLASHYGRRNRPMESDELVILDVGCEIDGYISDVGRTFPVDGTFTLIQREKMMVSIVAADAIIAAIRPGVTFAELTEIAYAAIPDDEEKYMQTPSFFGHHIGLNAGDPALINEPLEPGMVFTVEPWYYNHDLEIAVFVEDVVVVTEDGVEVLTKSLARTPDEIEAVMR; translated from the coding sequence ATGCGATCACTGATCGGCCTCTCGCTTCTCACCTCGGCCCTGCTCGCGGCTCCCTCCGCTGGGGCCCAGGAGCCTGAACCGGCCTCCCCCGAAGCCCCCGAGTTCCCACCTGAACAACGCTACGGCGAGTGGGTGCGCCGGCTCGACTTCCGGCCGCAGGAATATTCGTTCCGGCGTAGCAACATGATCCGGCTCCTTCGCCACACGGGCGGTGGAATCATGCTCGTCCCTTCCTCTGACGGGCTCACGCACGGAGACACGTTCAGGCAGCTCGAAGACTTCTGGTATTATACGGGGCTCGAGGTGCCAAACTCGATGCTCGTCCTCGACGCGGACCGCGACCGAACGGTCCTCTTCCTCCCGAAGACCGACTATCGCTTCGAGAACCCGGGCCGCCGAAACGATTTTCCCGGTCGCCCACTGCTCAATGATTTCCAGCTCCGCGGCAACGCAGGCATGGAAGAGTACAGAGATATCGAGGATCTACCCCGGTACCTAGCTCAGCGTGTGAGAGGCCGCACAGTCCTGCGTGTCAACGGAGGCTCAGGCGGCGCACTGCGGCAGCCAGAGGTCGCGATGTTCGGCGCTCCAGACGCTCTCCAGACCATGATCATGAAACTGCGTGTCGACTTCCCAGAAGCCCAGGTTCAGAACGCGTTCGAAGAAGTGGCTCGGGGACGCATGGTGAAAAGTCGTTATGAGTTGCAGAAAATGCAGATCGCGGCTGACGCCACGAGCCAGGCAATCCTTTCCTCGGCTGAATTGATCCGAGCGGGAGTCGACGAGCGGACGCTACAGGGAGAATTCGAGTCGACGTGTCGGGCGCTCGGCTCACAGACCATCCCTTTCACGCCGATCGTGAAGTCGGGGCCAAACAGTCTCTGGCCATGGCGCGTGCTCGCATCGCACTACGGGCGACGAAACCGTCCCATGGAGTCCGACGAGTTGGTCATCCTCGACGTAGGTTGTGAGATCGACGGGTACATCAGTGACGTGGGACGCACCTTCCCAGTGGACGGAACATTCACTCTGATTCAGAGAGAGAAAATGATGGTGAGTATCGTGGCTGCAGACGCCATCATCGCCGCGATCCGACCGGGCGTGACCTTCGCGGAGTTGACCGAGATTGCGTACGCCGCGATTCCGGATGACGAAGAGAAGTACATGCAGACCCCCTCGTTCTTCGGACACCACATCGGATTGAACGCCGGTGATCCCGCGCTGATCAATGAACCGCTCGAGCCCGGCATGGTCTTCACCGTCGAGCCTTGGTACTACAATCATGATCTTGAGATCGCGGTCTTCGTAGAGGACGTCGTGGTCGTTACGGAAGATGGCGTGGAGGTGCTCACGAAGAGCCTCGCACGCACTCCCGATGAGATCGAGGCGGTAATGCGATGA
- a CDS encoding VCBS repeat-containing protein, with protein MRSTYQLAILISLPACLAAQERSFVSTDRNVLGTAEDLTASVAFVDVDGDGDRDAIYANGRHWAQLNEVYLNNGAGQFTVGYALGPEKATTYAVPAGDLDGDGDVDVVVGNDRAENWVYLNDGNGRFSYAWDVSGDVEPTRSAQLFDMDGDGSLDVLVTNRGTANGFYLNDGTGHFGPKRTFGDPDGSTIAVALGDVDSDGDIDLVLANRDGQANQILFNDGNLGFAEVREFGTGHDETRSVLLEDLNGDGRVDIVAGNIGEPNAVYLGHGDGTFESGVAFGHDEQTYMSVAADLDGDGDQDLVISNVRGLNAVYLNDGSGTGWTEVWLGEEENSSYGVSVADLNGDGLPEIGFANSGAINRLFMNTRPR; from the coding sequence ATGAGATCCACGTACCAGCTCGCGATTCTGATTTCGCTTCCGGCGTGCCTAGCCGCCCAGGAGCGCTCCTTCGTCTCGACGGACCGCAACGTCCTCGGTACTGCTGAGGACCTCACCGCGTCCGTCGCCTTCGTTGATGTAGACGGAGACGGCGACCGCGACGCCATCTATGCGAACGGGCGTCACTGGGCTCAACTCAACGAGGTCTACCTCAACAACGGCGCAGGACAGTTCACGGTGGGCTACGCGCTCGGACCCGAGAAGGCCACGACGTATGCCGTCCCCGCCGGAGATCTCGACGGCGATGGCGACGTCGATGTTGTCGTGGGGAATGACCGAGCGGAGAACTGGGTGTACCTCAACGACGGGAACGGGCGATTTTCTTACGCCTGGGACGTCAGCGGAGACGTCGAGCCGACCCGAAGTGCTCAGCTGTTCGACATGGACGGCGATGGCTCACTGGACGTCCTCGTGACCAACCGCGGCACAGCCAATGGTTTCTACCTAAACGACGGCACGGGACACTTCGGTCCAAAGCGGACGTTTGGTGACCCAGACGGTTCGACCATCGCGGTCGCACTCGGTGACGTCGATTCCGACGGGGATATCGACCTGGTACTCGCGAACCGAGACGGACAGGCCAACCAGATTCTGTTCAATGATGGCAATCTCGGTTTCGCGGAGGTCCGCGAGTTCGGCACCGGGCACGACGAGACCCGATCCGTCCTGCTCGAAGACCTGAACGGCGACGGACGAGTCGACATCGTGGCCGGAAACATCGGCGAGCCGAACGCCGTCTATCTCGGTCATGGCGACGGAACTTTCGAATCAGGTGTCGCGTTCGGGCATGACGAGCAGACTTATATGAGCGTGGCTGCGGACCTCGATGGAGACGGCGACCAGGACCTTGTGATCTCGAACGTCCGCGGACTCAACGCGGTCTATCTGAATGACGGCAGTGGGACCGGCTGGACAGAAGTGTGGCTGGGTGAGGAGGAGAACTCGAGCTATGGCGTATCCGTCGCCGATCTGAACGGCGACGGACTCCCTGAAATCGGTTTCGCCAACTCAGGCGCCATTAACCGGTTGTTCATGAATACCCGCCCGCGCTGA
- a CDS encoding polysaccharide deacetylase: MKSMSSSFRHLSAGLSFALVALASASPEHISAQNPAEPWNWSEEYVREVVGHVRAGRDLNPDSWPGGARVAVLLSYDVDNETVQGLRTGDISIGPLSQGQYGSRVALPRIVKLMDDENVPSTFFFPAWSLKLAPEQADLIQASGQHEIAVHGWIHELNTALDGPTEERLLRQAVDEIEEITGTRPVGYRAPSWNHSPNTLRIVRDMGFLYESSLMHDDRPYELLQDGEATGVVELPVEWILDDAPLFNPRGNSYMNPRDVMQVWIDEFDKAWEEGTMFLLTMHPHVSGHRSRIVALEGLIDHMKSKGSVWFGTHEEAARYVREQAGMN; encoded by the coding sequence ATGAAGTCGATGTCGTCGTCCTTCCGGCACCTGTCTGCCGGCCTGTCTTTCGCCCTTGTCGCTCTAGCCAGCGCTTCGCCCGAACATATCTCCGCGCAGAACCCGGCCGAGCCCTGGAATTGGTCAGAGGAGTACGTTCGTGAGGTAGTAGGTCACGTGCGTGCCGGTCGAGATCTGAATCCCGACTCGTGGCCCGGCGGCGCTCGCGTAGCAGTGCTCCTGTCGTACGATGTCGACAACGAAACCGTTCAGGGCCTGCGCACAGGGGACATCAGCATCGGCCCGCTTTCCCAGGGTCAGTACGGCTCACGAGTCGCCCTGCCCCGGATCGTGAAGCTCATGGACGATGAGAACGTCCCTTCGACTTTCTTCTTCCCTGCGTGGAGTCTCAAGCTCGCACCTGAGCAGGCTGACCTGATCCAGGCGTCCGGGCAGCACGAAATCGCCGTGCACGGCTGGATTCATGAGCTCAACACCGCGCTGGACGGCCCGACGGAGGAGCGGCTTCTCAGACAGGCCGTCGACGAGATCGAAGAGATCACGGGGACGAGACCCGTCGGGTACCGAGCGCCGTCATGGAATCACTCTCCGAATACGCTCCGTATCGTGCGTGATATGGGCTTCCTGTATGAGAGCTCACTCATGCACGACGACCGACCCTACGAGCTGCTTCAGGACGGTGAGGCGACAGGGGTCGTCGAGCTTCCGGTCGAATGGATCCTCGATGACGCGCCGCTCTTCAACCCCCGCGGCAACAGCTACATGAACCCACGGGATGTCATGCAGGTCTGGATCGACGAGTTCGACAAGGCATGGGAGGAGGGAACGATGTTTCTGCTGACCATGCATCCCCACGTCAGTGGGCATCGCTCACGGATCGTGGCGCTCGAAGGGCTGATCGATCACATGAAGTCCAAGGGCAGTGTGTGGTTCGGCACGCACGAAGAAGCCGCGCGCTACGTCCGCGAGCAGGCAGGCATGAACTAG
- a CDS encoding carboxypeptidase-like regulatory domain-containing protein, with protein sequence MNRLPALALLAALLLGSPDTAHAQTIVGRVLDNINEAGVGGVVVSLITRSGEESVRTLTDVAGAFVIAPQEAGEYLLVTQAFGYLETRSPLLALELEGEATLELMVSPAPIGLEGLEVSVEEAAAEQLSIMGLSANILGRRWISKDQIEAIPVKRDLGTVLENTSQNGLRIVRPENLTMGSENMGMCVSMQRARRANGSNTCALVVLNGVPISGVQALNIDTEAIETMAVLTPTEAVMQYGTLAASGAVLVWTRAGR encoded by the coding sequence ATGAATCGTCTTCCTGCCCTCGCTCTGCTAGCGGCGCTCCTTCTTGGGTCGCCGGACACCGCGCACGCGCAAACGATTGTCGGGAGAGTCCTGGACAACATCAACGAGGCGGGGGTTGGTGGGGTCGTCGTCTCGCTCATCACTCGAAGCGGCGAAGAGTCCGTCCGCACGCTTACAGACGTTGCAGGAGCGTTCGTCATCGCACCGCAGGAGGCCGGAGAGTATCTCCTCGTTACGCAGGCATTCGGCTACCTCGAGACCCGTTCTCCCCTTCTCGCCCTGGAACTCGAGGGTGAAGCCACGCTCGAACTCATGGTATCGCCGGCCCCAATCGGCCTTGAGGGGCTGGAGGTGTCGGTGGAAGAGGCAGCAGCCGAACAGCTCAGTATCATGGGACTCAGCGCAAACATCCTCGGGCGACGATGGATCTCAAAGGATCAGATTGAGGCTATCCCGGTGAAGCGCGACCTGGGCACGGTTCTGGAGAACACCTCGCAGAACGGCCTCCGTATCGTCCGCCCCGAGAACCTGACCATGGGCAGCGAGAACATGGGCATGTGCGTATCCATGCAGCGGGCTCGGAGAGCGAACGGCAGCAATACGTGCGCACTCGTGGTTCTGAACGGCGTGCCGATTTCAGGAGTCCAGGCGCTCAACATCGACACGGAAGCGATTGAGACTATGGCCGTACTGACACCCACGGAGGCGGTGATGCAGTACGGTACGCTGGCAGCATCGGGCGCAGTTCTGGTCTGGACGCGCGCCGGGAGATAG
- a CDS encoding PhzF family phenazine biosynthesis protein, giving the protein MNLPFHTLDVFTDRTFGGNPLGVFPDAAHLPTALMQQIALEMNLSETVFLGPPETSEGSARVRIFTPGREVPFAGHPTVGAAIFLASQSEAPSNLDPDGNGDVQLILEENVGPVPVKVCFQGGRPVSAMFTTAMLPEHRPSSHPVAEVAALIGLDASDIGGETPGCGQLEIEQVSCGLEYFIIPVKTMDAVRRTVLDMAMWKRMLADAWAHHVYVVCMDGEGNGVDVHVRMYAPGSGVPEDPATGSAAAALGGYLSKADGSEEASLWWTVEQGIEMGRPSIIEVGADRANGATSRVRVGGSAVPVSRGTMAVPYSVSGA; this is encoded by the coding sequence ATGAATCTTCCTTTTCATACCCTCGACGTCTTCACGGACCGAACCTTTGGCGGAAATCCGCTCGGCGTTTTCCCCGATGCGGCACACCTCCCGACCGCGCTGATGCAGCAGATCGCGCTCGAGATGAATCTCTCGGAGACCGTGTTCCTGGGTCCTCCAGAGACATCGGAAGGCAGCGCTCGGGTACGGATCTTCACACCGGGACGCGAAGTGCCGTTCGCCGGGCACCCGACGGTCGGCGCGGCGATTTTCCTCGCATCCCAGTCTGAGGCACCGTCTAACCTCGACCCGGACGGCAACGGCGACGTTCAGCTCATCCTTGAGGAGAACGTCGGCCCCGTCCCGGTGAAGGTGTGTTTCCAGGGTGGCCGTCCGGTCTCAGCGATGTTCACGACCGCGATGCTCCCGGAGCACCGGCCCTCCTCTCACCCTGTGGCCGAGGTCGCTGCGCTGATTGGGCTCGACGCGTCTGACATCGGCGGAGAGACCCCGGGCTGTGGCCAGCTCGAGATCGAACAGGTGTCGTGCGGACTCGAGTACTTCATCATCCCAGTGAAAACGATGGATGCCGTCCGGCGAACGGTACTCGACATGGCCATGTGGAAGCGTATGCTCGCCGACGCGTGGGCCCACCACGTCTACGTAGTGTGCATGGATGGCGAGGGTAATGGGGTCGACGTTCACGTCCGGATGTACGCGCCGGGGTCCGGAGTCCCCGAGGACCCGGCGACCGGGTCGGCCGCAGCGGCACTGGGCGGCTATCTGTCCAAGGCCGATGGCAGTGAGGAGGCCTCGCTCTGGTGGACCGTCGAACAAGGCATCGAGATGGGCCGCCCGAGCATCATCGAGGTAGGTGCCGATCGGGCGAACGGGGCGACCTCGAGAGTACGGGTAGGAGGCTCAGCCGTTCCGGTAAGCCGAGGCACGATGGCCGTGCCTTACTCGGTATCGGGTGCGTAA
- a CDS encoding metallophosphoesterase family protein: protein MRHIGVISDTHGLLRSEALDALAGSEVIIHAGDVGDSEILERLAEVAPVHAVRGNTDYGPFGQSLPVSEVVSLGPEGSDAGGPLAYVLHDLAELELDAGEAGMRVVIHGHSHRPAIEERGGVLYFNPGAAGHRRFSLPVTVGRLTIDDDGNVTAEILDLGEVP from the coding sequence ATGCGTCATATCGGCGTGATCTCGGATACGCATGGACTTCTCCGTTCAGAAGCACTTGATGCGCTCGCAGGGAGCGAGGTGATCATTCACGCCGGTGACGTCGGGGACTCGGAAATTCTCGAGCGACTCGCTGAGGTGGCACCGGTCCACGCTGTACGTGGCAACACGGACTACGGCCCGTTCGGCCAGTCTCTACCGGTTTCGGAGGTCGTCTCACTGGGGCCCGAGGGCAGTGATGCGGGCGGACCGCTCGCGTACGTCCTCCACGACCTAGCGGAGCTGGAACTCGACGCGGGTGAGGCGGGCATGCGGGTCGTGATCCACGGTCACTCGCATCGACCGGCGATCGAGGAGCGAGGGGGCGTGCTCTATTTCAATCCGGGCGCGGCCGGTCATCGAAGGTTTTCACTGCCGGTCACAGTGGGACGACTGACCATCGATGACGATGGCAACGTCACGGCGGAGATTTTGGATCTGGGCGAGGTCCCCTAA